The Nocardia sp. BMG51109 nucleotide sequence CGGCCGGGCAGCGCCAGCTCCTCGCCCTGGCCCGCGCCGAACTGGTGGACCCGGACCTGCTGCTGCTGGACGAGGCCACGGCCGTACTGGACCCCGACAGCGAGGAGAAGGTGCTGGCGGCGAGCCGATCGCTGGTGCGGGCCGGTACCACGCACAGCCGCACCGCGGTGATCGTGGCGCACCGGCTGGTCACGGCCGCGCGGGCGGACCGCATCGCCGTGGTGGACGGCGGCCGCATCGCCGAGATCGGCTCGCACGACGAGCTTGTCGCGGCCGGGGGGATCTATTCCCGACTGTGGTCGGCGGCACGTTCGGACGAAGGAATATTCTCGTCTCCGGACGAGTCGTCACAGAGAGGGTTGGGTCTGTCCGGCCGGAGGTAGCCACATCGCAGCACGCCACGGGGAACGGAGGCGAAAACTTTGCGTAACGCGAAGAAACGCATAGAGACCACCGTGGGGCGCGGTAGCGGGCCGGGGCCTATCCTCAGAAAGGGCGGATCGGCGCATAGCACGCCGGTCACCCGTGCCGAGCACGTCACAAACGTCGCAGCGCGAAGAACGAAATGAGGCGAACACCTGCTGTGAGCAGCTCAACATCCCAGTTCGGACAGAACCAGTGGCTCGTCGACGAGATGTACCAGAAGTACAAGCAAGACCCGGCGTCGGTCGACGAGAGCTGGCACGAGTTCCTGGCCGACTACACGCCGGAGTCGACGGGTGAGACCAACAGCTCGGGTCGGGCGCCGGGTGTTGACGCTACTCCCGTCGCCGGCACCGCCGCTGCACCGACGAATGCCACGCCCGCACCCGCGCAGGCGCCGGCGGCCGCGCCCGCACCCGCCGCCGCGCCGGCGGCCCAGAACGCCACTCCACCGGCCCCCAAGGTGAACACGGCGGCCTCGGCCGCCGCGGCCCCGCCGCAGGCGCGTAGCCCCCAGACCACCCCGGCCCCGGCCTCCAACGCCGCGCCGACCACCGGCGCCCCGAAGGCCGAGCCGAGCGCCGACGAGGCGAAGCCGCTGCGCGGCCCGGCCGCCGCCATCGTCAAGAACATGTCGGCGTCGCTGACGATCCCGACCGCGACCAGTGTGCGCGCCATCCCCGCGAAGCTGATGATCGACAACCGCCTGGTCATCAACAACCACCTGGCCCGCACCCGCGGCGGCAAGATCTCCTTCACCCACCTGCTCGGCTACGCGATCGTGCAGGCGGTCCAGTCCTTCCCGAACATGAACCGGCACTTCGCCGAGGTCGACGGGAAGCCGAACGCGGTCACCCCCGCGCACACCAACCTGGGCCTGGCCATCGACCTACCCGGGAAGAACGGTAACCGCACACTGGTCGTCGCGGCCATCAAGAACTGCGAGACCATGACATTCGCGCAGTTCCACACCGCCTACGAGGACATCGTTCGCCGCGCCCGCGACGGCAAGCTCGGCGCTGAGGACTTCTCGGGCGTCACCATCTCGCTGACCAACCCGGGCACCATCGGCACCAACCACTCGGTGCCGCGGCTGATGGCGGGGCAGGGCACGATCGTCGGCGCGGGCGCGATGGAGTACCCGGCCGAGTTCCAGGGCATGAGCGACCAGCAGCTGGCCGAGATCGGCATCGGCAAGCTGATGACGCTGACCTCGACCTACGACCACCGCATCATCCAGGGCGCGGAGTCCGGCGACTTCCTGCGCACCATCCACCAGCTGCTGATCTCCGACGAGTTCTACGACGAGATCTTCCACGGCATGGGCGTGCCGTACGAGCCGGTGCGCTGGCGCAAGGACATCAAGGAGCGTGGCGTCGACAAGAGCGTCCGCGTCCAGGAGCTCATCGCCGCCTACCGCAACCGCGGCCATCTGATGGCCGACACCGACCCGCTGCGGCTGGTCAAGGACAAGTTCCGCAGCCACCCCGACCTGGACGTCACCCAGCACGGCCTGACCCTGTGGGATCTGGACCGCGAGTTCAACGTCGCCGGCTTCCACGGCCAGGAGCGGATGAAGCTGCGCGACGTGCTGTCGCTGCTGCGCGATGCCTACTGCCGGCACGTCGGCGTCGAGTACACCCACATCCTCGATCCCGAGCAGCTGCAGTGGCTGCAGGACCGGGTCGAGCAGAAGCACGAGAAACCGACTGTCGCGCAACAGAAGTACATCCTGAGCCGGCTCAACGCGGCCGAGGCGTTCGAGACCTTCCTGCAGACCAAGTACGTCGGCCAGAAGCGCTTCTCGCTGGAGGGCGCGGAGACCGTCATCCCGATGATGGACGCCGTCATCGATCAGTGCGCCGAGCACGCGCTCGACGAGGTCGTGATCGGCATGCCGCACCGCGGCCGCCTGAACGTGCTCGCCAATATCGTCGGCAAGCCCTACTCGCAGATCTTCACCGAGTTCGAGGGCAATATGAACCCGGCCGCGACGCACGGCTCGGGCGACGTGAAGTACCACCTCGGCGCGCACGGCACCTACATCCAGATGTTCGGCGACAACGACATCGAGGTGTCGCTGACCGCCAACCCGTCGCACCTGGAGGCCGTCGACCCGGTCCTGGAGGGCCTGGTCCGCGCCAAGCAGGACCTGCTCACCAAGGAGGACCTGGTCACCAAGGGCGAGGAGGCGCGCACCTTCTCGGTCGTGCCGCTGATGCTGCACGGTGACGCGGCCTTCGCCGGGCAGGGTGTGGTCGCCGAGACGCTGAACATGTCGGGCCTGCGCGGCTACCGCGTCGGCGGCACCGTGCACATCGTGGTGAACAACCAGATCGGCTTCACCACCGCCCCGGAGAACAGCCGCTCCACCGAATACTCCACGGACATCGCGAAATTCATCGGCGCCCCGGTCTTCCACGTGAACGGCGACGATCCGGAGGCGTGCACCTGGGTGTCGCGGCTGGCCACCGACTACCGCGAGCGGTTCCACAAGGACGTCGTGATCGACCTGATCTGCTACCGGCGCCGCGGCCACAACGAGGGCGACGACCCGTCGATGACCCAGCCGTACATGTACGACGTCATCGACACCAAGCGCAGCGTCCGCAAGTCCTACACCGAGGCCCTGATCGGCCGCGGTGACATCTCCATGAAGGAAGCCGAAGACGCCCTGCGCGATTACCAGGGCCAGCTGGAGCGGGTCTTCAACGAGGTGCGCGAGCTGGAGAAGTACACGCCGGAGCCGAGCGAATCGGTCGAGGAGGAGCAAACCGTTCCCGGCACGATCGTCACGTCCGTGGACAAGTCGGTGCTGCAGCGCATCGGCGACGCCTTCATCGACGTGCCCGACGGCTTCAGTGTGCATCCGCGCGTCAAGCCGGTGCTGGACCGCCGCCGCGAGATGGCCTACGAGGGCAAGATCGACTGGGCCTTCGCCGAGCTGCTGGCGTTCGGCACGCTGATCGACGAGGGCCGCGCGGTGCGCCTGACCGGTCAGGATTCCCGGCGCGGCACCTTCACCCAGCGGCATTCGGTGATCGTCGACCGGAAGTCCGGCGCGGAGTACACCCCACTGCACAACATCGGCAGCGCGAATCCGGGCTGGTTCGCGGTGCACGACTCGGCGCTGAGCGAATTCGCCGCGGTCGGCTTCGAATACGGCTACTCGCTGGGCAATCCGGACGCGCTGGTGCTGTGGGAGGCCCAGTTCGGCGACTTCGTCAACGGCGCGCAGTCGATCATCGACGAGTTCATCTCCTCCGGTGAGGCCAAGTGGGGCCAGCTGTCGGAGGTCGTGCTGCTGCTGCCGCACGGCCACGAGGGCCAGGGCCCGGACCACACGTCCGGCCGCATCGAGCGGTTCCTGCAGCTGTGCGCGGAGGGCTCGATGACGGTGGCGGTGCCGTCCACCCCGTCGAACTACTTCCACCTGCTGCGCCGGCACGTGCTCGACGGCATCCGCCGGCCGCTGATCGTCTTCACCCCGAAGTCGATGCTGCGCAACAAGGCCGTGGTCTCCAACGTCGAGGACTTCACCGACACCAAGTTCCGCTCGGTGCTCGAGGAGCCGACCTACGAGAGCGGCGACGGCGACCGCGCCAAGGTGAAGCGGATCCTGCTGACCTCCGGCAAGCTCTACTACGAGCTGGCCGCGGAGAAGGCCAAGAAGAACCGCGACGACGTGGCGATCATCCGGATCGAGCAGCTGTACCCGATCCCGTCGTACCGGCTCAACGAGAAGCTGGCCACCTACCCGAACGCCACCGATCTGGCGTGGGTGCAGGAGGAGCCGGCCAACCAGGGCGCCTGGCCGTTCTTCGGCCTGAACCTGCCGGAGTTCCTGCCGGAGCGGTTCGCCCGGCTGCGCCGGATCTCGCGCCGTGCCATGTCGGCCCCGTCCTCGGGTTCGAGCAAGGTGCACGGAGTGGAGCAGGCGGAGATCATCGCGGAGGCGTTCACGCCGACCGCCTGAGCGCGACAACGGCGCGACGCCGGGCCGGATTCGCTTCCTGCGGAAGCGTATTCGGCCCGGCGTTCGCCTTTCACCGGGTCCACGCCCCCGCACCACCGGTATGAACCGAAAACGGCTGCCCGGTAGGCGATTCGATGTGAGTGGCCCGCCACCCGACGCCGCGCGCGTCCGCGTCACCGACCCGCGCCGGAGCGATCTCACACGGACAGTCACTGGATTCTTCGCCGTGTCGTCTACGGCATCCATAAACCGCGCGCAGCGGCTGTGACGGTCGTCATCCGCCCTTGTCCGGCGACAGTTCCGCGCCGTATATTCGGTACGGAATATTTGTGATGGGCTATGTCATGGTCCGCGGCTAAAGTCCTGCGCGAGCGAAAACGAGAGGGAAGCGAGCAATGACGAAGCAGCCGGGTGCGACGCTGACGCCGTTGGCGATTGCGGTACTCGCGCTCCTGGAGGAACGGCCGATGCATCCGTACGAGATGTATCAACTGCTCCGGCAGCGGCGCGAGGACTACCTGGTGAAGGTCCGCCCCGGCTCGCTCTATCACACCGTGTCACGGCTGGCGGAGCAGGGACTCGTCCACCCCGAGGGCACCGACCGGGCGGGCAACCGCCCCGAACGCACCACCTACCGGATCGCCGAATCCGGCACCGCCGCGCTGCGGAACCGGATCGCCGAGCTGATCCGGCGGCCCCTCCGCGAATATCCGATCTTTCCGCTGGCCGTGTCCGAGGCACACAACCTGCCCCGGGACGAGGTGCTCGCGCTGCTGGGCGAGCGCATCGCCCGGCTGGACAACGACATCACCGAGCTCGACGCGCTGCACGACTGGCTGACCGGCAAACGGGTAGCCCGACGGTACTGGATGGTCCTCGAATACCTGCGCGGCCAACTCGATGCCGAAATCACCTGGTTACGCCGCATCTCCGCCGAACTGAAATCCGGTGTCCTGGATTGGGACGAGTTCACCCCCAACGGCGTCCGCATCGTGCCGGAAACCCCCGACCTCGGCCATGACTGGGGTGCCGCGGTCACCGACGATGTGCTCGCCGAACTGCGAAAGGGCGGTGCGCTGCCCGGCGACCAGTGACACGCGCCCCGGCCGACGGAGCGCCCGCGACCCGCACCAGAACTCGCATCGGCTCGATCGATGCCTCCCGTGAGGAATGAAACCCATGACGACACAACGCAATCCGTGGCACGCCCTCGGCGCGCTGGTGGTCGGCTTCTTCATGATCCTGCTGGATATGACCATCGTCGCGGTGGCCAACCCGGCCATCATGACCGACCTGCACACCGATATCACCAAGGTCATCTGGGTCACCAGCGCGTACCTGCTCACCTACGCGGTCCCGCTGCTGGTGACGGGCCGGCTCGGCGACCGCTACGGCCCCAAGAACATCTATCTGATCGGCCTGGCCGTCTTCACCGCCGCGTCGCTGTGGTGCGGTCTCTCCGGCTCCGTCGAGATGCTGATCGCGGCGCGTGCCGTGCAGGGCCTGGGCGCCGCGCTGATGACGCCACAGACCATGGCGGTGATCACCCGCACCTTCCCGCCGGACAAGCGCGGCGCGGCGATGGGCCTGTGGGGCGGCGTGGCCGGCTTGGCCACGCTGGTCGGCCCCATCCTCGGCGGCGTCCTCGTCGACTGGCAGGGCTGGAACTGGATCTTCTACATCAACGTGCCGATCGGCATCATCGCCTTCGCGCTGGCGGTCTGGCTGGTGCCCGCGCTGGAAACCCATGAGCACAAGTTCGACATGGTCGGCGTGGCGCTGAGCGCGATCGGCATGTTCCTGCTGGTGTTCGGCATCCAGGAGGGCAACGCGCACGACTGGGGCGCGTGGATCTGGGGCATGATCGTCGCCGGGCTGGTGGTGCTGGCGCTGTTCGTGGTCAACCAGGCCCGCAACACCGGCGAGCCGCTGGTGCCGCTGAGCCTGTTCCGCGATCGCAACTTCGCGCTGTCGAGCGTGGCCATCGCCGCGATGGGCGCCGCGGTCACCGCCTTCATGGTGCCGGCGTACTTCTATCTGGAGGCGGTGCGCGAGTTCTCGCCGACCAGATCGGCGCTGGTGTTCGCGCCGATGGCGATCGTCACCGGCCTCACCGCCCCGCTGATCGGCAAGATCTCCGACCGGATGCCGCCGCGCATCCTGCCGACCATCGGCTTCGTGTTGTTCGCGGCCTCGATCTTCGGGATCGCGGCGCTGATGACGCCGCACAGCTCCATCCCGCTGATCCTGCTCGTCGCCGCGGTCGCCGGACTGTCCAACTCCTGCATCTGGGCGCCGCTGGCGTCCACGGCCACCCGTAACCTGCCGATCCACCAGGCCGGCGCGGGCGCGGGGGTCTACAACACCACCCGCCAGGTCGGGTCGGTGCTCGGCAGCGCGGCGATCAGCGCCCTGATCTCGGCCCGGATGGCGGCCCAGGGCCTGGGCGGCGGTAATCAGATGTCCGAGGGCGGCGCCGGCATGGGCAAGATCCCGGAATTCGTCCTGGACGAATTCAGCACCGCCCTGGGCCAGGCCATGCTCCTCCCCGCCGCCATCCTCCTGATCGGCGTCATCGCCTCGGCCCTGTTCATCGGCGCGAAGACCAAGCCCACCGACACCCCCGCCGACGGCAAGGTCCCCGCCGACGTCGGCCGCTGAGCGGGTGCGGGTCCGCCGGAAACGCCTGTCGCCCTGGCGGACCCGCACTCTACCTCGGTATGTGCTGTGCTCGGCCGGTCAGCCACTACCGGATGCTGTCGTGTCTCCCGCATTCAGCGGCAGAAGTCCTCGGGAAGCTTCTTCCAGATCTCCAGCGTGATCGGGGCCGGCGGCAAGTTCTCTTCCCTTGCCCAATCGAAGACTTCAGACATGACATGCTTCCCCAGGGCTCGAGCCCTCCGTCTCAGGCTGAGGGGTGGAGTCCGCGAATACGCGGGTTTCTGTCGATGGTCAGCCGACTCGGACCTGGGCCGACGGGTAGCCGGAGGCACCGTCCGGGATGACGTCGCGGTACTCGGAGGTCTGGACCTCGCCGGTGCCGTCGGTGGCGCGGGCGCGGAGGGTGTGGGTGCCGGGGGTGGCGTCCCAGTCGTAGGTCCACTGGCGCCAGGTGTCGATAGAGGGTTCGGCGGCCAGGCGGGCGGGTTGCCAGGGGCCGCCGTCGATTTGGACCTCGACGGCCGAGATGCCACGGTGCTGGGCCCAGGCGACGCCCGCCACCGTGATCCGGCCGGGGCCCGGGCGGGCGCTCTGGCGCGGCGTATCGATCCGGGTGGCGGTCTTGATCGGTCCGCTGGCCGACCAGCCGCGTTTGGTCCAATAGGCCTGTGCGCGATCGAATCTGGTGATCTCCAGCTCGGTCACCCACTTCGTGGCCGATACGTAGCCGTACAGGCCGGGGACCACCAGCCGCGCCGGATAGCCGTGCGCGACGGGGAGCGGTTCGCCGTTCATGCCGACGGCCAGCAGGGCGTCGCGGCCGTCGGTGAAGGCGGCGAGCGGGCTGCCCGCGGTGAAGCCGTCGATGCTGTGCGACAACACCATATCCGCGTCGGGGTGCGGGCCGGCCTCGGCGAGCAGTTCGTCGAGCCGGTAGCCGAGCCAGCGGGCGTTGCCGACCAGGTCGCCGCCGACCGGATTCGAGACGCAGGCGAGCGTCACCAGCCGCTCGACCGCCGGGCGGCGCACGAGATCGGCGTAGGAGAGCCGGATTTCGCGTTCCACCATGCCGTGGATGCGCAGCTCCCAGGTCTCGGTGCTGACCTGCGGGACGACGAGCGCCGTGTCGATCCGGTAGAAATCGGCATTGGGCGTGAGATACGGCGTGAGACCGGGGATCCGGAGATCGGCGGCCGGATCGATCGGCGCCTCGGGCGCCCGCGGCGGCGGCAGCCGCACCGCCTCGCGCTCGGCCGAGACGCTGTTCGTCCGGGCTCCGAGGACGCGCCCCGCCACACCGGCCACGGCGGCCACGACCCCGATACCCACGAGCCCGCGCACGGCCTGCCGGCGATCCAGCGCCCCGGTCGATCCACCGAAAGCGGTTGCGGCCGAGCCGCTTCCACGTACGGCAGCCACGCCCTCCGGTCCCGCGTCCGCCGATCTCGTGGAGGCGGCCACCGCCGGTCCGGGTGCCGTCCCGCGCCGTGGCGACTCATCGGCGGAGTACGACGCGCCCGGTTCCACGGCCTCCAGGCGCCCCGTGAACCAGCGCAGCGCGGCGATGCTCAGTGCCACGCCCAGGATCGAGGGCAGTATCCAGGTCCACGAGGCGGCCGGCCGGTTCACCGCCGCGATCGTCGCCACCAGCCCGAAGACGGCGAACAGCGCGGACCCGAGTGGGCGGCGTACCCGCTCGATCCGGCCCGCCAAGGCCGCCACCGCCACCGCGACGGCCGCCATCGCCAGGAACAGCACCAGCTTGTCGTTGGTGCCGAAGGCGTCGATGGCCCACTCCCGCACCCGGTCGGGCGTTCGGTCCACCACCGTCGACCCGATCGCCGTCAGTGGCGTGCTGCCGGAGTCGATCGGCACCGACACCAGTTCCGCGATGCCCAGCGCCAGCCCCGCGGCCACGATCCCGCCGACCGCACGCAGTCCCGATCCGGTCATAGCGCGAGAGTACGTCCGATCCGGCCCGCTGCCACCACCGAATGCCCAGGCCGGCCCCGCCCGTCACAGATTCGTCAGAATCGGCGGCGTCCGGGCCGTGCGGCGTGGCGTTCGCCACGTGCGGCGGTTCCGCGGACCCCTCCCCAGCCCTCTCTCAGGAATCGCGCGCTTAATGGAGACAGGGATACTGGACCATTCGAGGACGTGATGACCTTGCATCCGAATCAGGGCAGTTGGCCGCCCCCGGGTCCACCCGGACCGTTGCCGCCGAACCGGCCACCGCGCCGGAACGGACTGAGCTTCACCGTGGTGGCGGCCATCGTGCTGGCCCTTGCCGTCGCCATCGGCATGGTGGCCGCGCGGTTCGACACCCAGCGGCACGACCCGAACATGCCACCGGCGCAGTCGGGCAGCGTCGTGCGGATCTCCGATGCGCAGACCCAGGCCGACCTGGACGCCGCGGCCCAGCAGGCGGCGCAGGGCATCGTCCTGGTGAACACGGAACTCGGCCTGCAGGGCGGTGGCGGCGCGGGCACCGGAATCGTGCTGACCTCCGACGGCGACGTGCTGACCAACAATCACGTCGTCGAGGGCGCCACCCGGATCGAGGCGACCAGTGTCGGCAACGGCAAGACCTACCAGGCCACCGTCGTCGGCTACGACCGCACGAACGATCTGGCGGTGCTGCGCCTGTCCGATGCCTCCGGGCTGCCGACCGCGCCGCTCGGCGATTCCGGCAAGGTCGCGGTCGGCGACGAGATCGTCGGCGTCGGCAACGCCGGCGGCACCGGCAGCCCGAGCGCGGCGTCCGGCAAGGTCACCGCCCTGGACCGCTCGATCACCGCCTCCGACGAATCCTCCGGCAGTTCGGAGGAGCTGACCGGGCTCATCCAGGTGGCGGCCGACATTCAGCCCGGCGATTCCGGCGGTCCGCTGGTGAACAAGTCGGGCCAGGTCATCGGCGTCAACACCGCTGCCTCCCAAGGCTTCCGGATGGGCACCGGCGGCGGTCAGGGCTTCGCCATACCGATCGACAAGGCGAAGTCGATCGCCGGGCAGATCCAGGCCGGCAAGGCCTCCGACACCGTGCACATCGGCCCGACCGCCTTCCTCGGCCTCAGCGTCAGCGACGCCAACGGCAGCGGCGCGCTGGTGCGCAACGTCGTCCGCGGCGGCCCCGCCGACCGGCTCGGCCTGACCCCGGGCGCCGTGCTCACCGAGATCGACGGCGACCGCATCGACTCCGCCAACGCCCTGATCGCCACGATGGACACGCATCACCCCGGCGATAACGTGAACGTCACCTGGACCGACGGCACCGGCCGAAGCCAGACGAGCAAGGTCGAACTGGCGAAGGGCCCGGTCGGCTGACACCGGCCGCGCGATCAAGGAGCAGGGGTGTAGCCCACCATCCACGGCACGGCGAACTTGTCGGTGACCATGCCGAACAGCTCGGCCCATTCGGTCTTACCGATCGGCAGGGACACGTCGCCGCCGGCCGACAGCTCCCGGAAAATCCGTTCGGCCTCCTCCCGGCTGTCCACATCGACCGACACCGCATAGGCCGGGGCCGTGGTGTTGACGGTCTGACCCGGCGGACAGTCGGAGGCCATCAGCAGGTGGTCGGTGCCGCGCAGCGGCAGCGCGGCGTGGGCGACCAGGTTCTTCGCCTCCTCGGGCAGATTTCCGCCACCGCCGTCGCCCATATCGGCGAAGCGGACGATCTGTAATTCACCGCCGAATACGGACTGGTAGAAGGTGAACGCCTCCTCGGCGTTGCCGTTGTACATCAAATAGGGATTCACAGCCGTCACGGGTTGCCTCCTCGAACGCGAAGTACGGAACCGGGCAGACGGACTGGCAGTGGCCGCCGTCCCACAAAGTAGGACGACGGCCACACTACGAGTTCATCGCTTCCAGCACTGCGAATCCGCACGGACCGAGGTCCGTTTTCCGGCATTCGACCGATCGGCCCGGCCCGTCAGCCGTTGTAGATCGCCTCCACGTCGGCGGCGTAGTTCTTCATCACCACGGCCCGCTTCAGCGACATCTTCGGCGTCAGCTCCCCGGTCTCCTGGGTCCAGTCGACCGGCAGGATGCGGATCTTCTTGATCTGCTCGGCATGCGAGACCAGCTTGTTGGTCTCCGCCACCGCGGCGTCCACGTCGGCCCGCAGCTCCGGCAGCTCGATCAGCTTCTCGGTGGGCAGGTCGGCGGGCAGGTTGTGGCGCTCCTTCCAGCCCGGCACCGCCTCCGGATCGAGGGTGACCAGCGCGGCGATGAACGGCTTGCCGTCGCCGACCACCATCACCTGGCTGATCAGCGGATGCGCCCGCAGCGAATCCTCGAGAACGGCCGGCGACACGTTCTTGCCGCCGGCGGTCACGATGATCTCCTTCTTGCGGCCGGTGATGGTGATGAAGCCGTTCTCGTCGAGGGAGCCCAGATCACCGGTCTTGAACCAGCCGTCGGCGAACGCCTCCTCGGTGGCGGCCGGATTGTTCCAGTAGCCACCGAAGACGACCGGGCCGCGCAGCAGCAGCTCGCCGTCGTCGGCGATCTTGGCCGCGTGCCCGGGCAGCGGGCGGCCGACCGAACCGACCCGGATGTGGTCGGGGGTGTTCACCGACACCGCGGCGGTGCTCTCGGTGAGGCCGTAGCCCTCGTAGATGGTCACGCCCGCACCGCGGAAGAAGTGCCCCAGTCGTGCGCCGAGCGGACCACCGCCGGACACCGACGACTGGCAGCGTCCGCCCATCGCCTCGCGCAGCTTGCCGTAGACCAGCTTGTCGAACAGCGCGTGCTTGGCCTTGAGCACCAGGCCGGGACCGCCCTCGTCCAGCGAGCGGCTGTAGGCGATGGCGGTCTCGGCGGCGACGTCGAAGATCTTGCCCTTGCCGCCGTCGTGCGCCTTCTGCTTGGCGCC carries:
- a CDS encoding long-chain fatty acid--CoA ligase codes for the protein MREFEVPATYTIPEDANMSDGAFRHAERTPGLVVFNRPDGKGGWTDVTATEFAGTVTAVAKGLIAAGIELGDRVGILAPTQYDWVVLDFAIWAAGGCTVAIYDSSSAEQARWILEDSATKLLVVENATHRATIAEIESGLPELREVLQRDAGAIDDLIARGKDLDDQAVHERRQQVKAASPATLIYTSGTTGRPKGVMLTHANLYAESAADRSAMHHDLQPGKRSLLFLPLAHVFARAVALAAFDAGVTVAHTADWSTLVEQFGQYKPDFILSVPRVFEKVFNGAKQKAHDGGKGKIFDVAAETAIAYSRSLDEGGPGLVLKAKHALFDKLVYGKLREAMGGRCQSSVSGGGPLGARLGHFFRGAGVTIYEGYGLTESTAAVSVNTPDHIRVGSVGRPLPGHAAKIADDGELLLRGPVVFGGYWNNPAATEEAFADGWFKTGDLGSLDENGFITITGRKKEIIVTAGGKNVSPAVLEDSLRAHPLISQVMVVGDGKPFIAALVTLDPEAVPGWKERHNLPADLPTEKLIELPELRADVDAAVAETNKLVSHAEQIKKIRILPVDWTQETGELTPKMSLKRAVVMKNYAADVEAIYNG